A single Methylobacterium sp. 17Sr1-1 DNA region contains:
- a CDS encoding FAD-binding and (Fe-S)-binding domain-containing protein yields MIPRLPLVPETASLHAAFCAELRARGFAGDLSLTQADRTVLATDNSIYQLTPRAIAFPRERDDLVRIAKLLAEDRFAEIRIAPRGGGTGTNGQSLTDGLVVDCSRHMNRILAIDPVARTVRVEAGVVKDQLNAALKPHGLFFAPELSTSNRATIGGMISTDASGQGSCLYGKTRDHVLALTTILSDGTVWHSEPLDEAGLAAAKARPDRAGAIHREVDRLQRENAALIAERFPPLNRCLTGYDLAHIRRADGRFDLNAVLCGSEGTLGLIAEATLNVLPLPSHMALVVLRYAGFDAALRDARALAGSGAASIETVDSTVLALAQGDPVWDGVAAYFPEDAGERARGVNLVEFVGDSEAAVEAAVARLTAILDAAGAEAGRRGYTIARGEAEVGRLWTMRKKAVGLLGNRKGEARPIAFVEDTAVPPEHLADFIAEFRGALDRRGLDYGMFGHVDAGVLHVRPAIDMKAPGAETLVRAVTEDVVALTQKYGGLLWGEHGKGVRSEFSPKVFGPLYPVLQAVKAAFDPRNQFNPGKIAAPAAGALLTIDGVPTKGGHDRAIPPASRAAYDEALHCNGNGACFSYDPDEAMCPSWKGTRERRHSPKGRAQLMREWLRRLAEQGFDPPAEARASRVQAGWRSFTARLVATLSRRDDDFSHEVHEAMAGCLACKSCTGLCPIKVDVPTFRAKFLELYHGRYLRPLRHHAVAALEPLAPWLARAPRLVNAATRLGAGRAVGLVHAPTLSGIDLKTEMARRGVALADPGALAQLTPAERLASVVVVQDAFTSHYDTPVLLALLDLLIGLGIRPWLAPYRPNGKPLHVHGFLGRFERLAAANAADLDAIAATGIALIGLDPSMTLTYRSEYRQALPGRDLPQVRLVQEWLAARLDGGTPEPAGEPYWLLPHCTERATAQAAVAEWASVFRALGLRLGILPSGCCGMAGTYGHEAENRATSERIYGLSWAKPVAEKGRTGRLLADGYSCRSQAKIIDGVRLPHPVEILRDHLATRNPAPRLVEAAR; encoded by the coding sequence ATGATCCCGCGCCTTCCCCTCGTGCCCGAGACGGCGTCGCTCCACGCGGCCTTCTGCGCCGAGCTGCGGGCGCGGGGCTTTGCCGGCGACCTGTCGCTGACGCAGGCCGACCGCACCGTGCTGGCGACCGACAACTCGATCTACCAGCTCACGCCGCGAGCCATCGCCTTTCCGCGCGAGCGCGACGACCTCGTGCGGATCGCCAAGCTCCTGGCGGAGGACCGCTTCGCGGAGATCCGGATCGCGCCCCGCGGCGGCGGCACCGGCACCAACGGCCAGTCCCTCACCGACGGGCTCGTGGTCGATTGTTCGCGGCACATGAACCGCATCCTGGCGATCGATCCGGTCGCCCGCACGGTCCGGGTCGAGGCCGGGGTCGTCAAGGACCAGCTCAACGCCGCCCTCAAACCCCACGGGCTGTTCTTCGCCCCCGAGCTCTCGACCTCGAACCGCGCCACGATCGGCGGCATGATCTCGACCGACGCGAGCGGCCAGGGCTCCTGCCTCTACGGCAAGACCCGCGACCACGTCCTGGCGCTGACCACGATCCTCTCCGACGGCACGGTCTGGCACTCCGAGCCCCTCGACGAGGCCGGCCTCGCCGCCGCCAAGGCGCGGCCCGACCGGGCCGGCGCGATCCACCGGGAGGTCGACCGGCTCCAGCGCGAGAACGCGGCGCTCATCGCCGAGCGGTTTCCCCCGCTCAACCGCTGCCTCACCGGCTACGACCTCGCCCATATTCGACGCGCCGACGGGCGGTTCGACCTCAATGCGGTGCTGTGCGGCTCGGAAGGCACGCTGGGCCTCATCGCCGAAGCGACCCTGAACGTCCTGCCGTTGCCGAGCCACATGGCCCTGGTCGTCCTGCGCTATGCCGGCTTCGACGCGGCGCTCCGCGACGCGCGGGCGCTGGCGGGGAGCGGGGCGGCCTCGATCGAGACGGTCGATTCGACGGTGCTGGCGCTGGCGCAGGGCGATCCGGTTTGGGACGGCGTCGCGGCCTACTTCCCCGAGGATGCGGGCGAGCGGGCCCGCGGCGTCAACCTCGTCGAGTTCGTCGGCGACAGCGAGGCCGCGGTCGAGGCGGCGGTCGCCCGCCTCACCGCGATCCTCGACGCTGCCGGAGCCGAGGCCGGACGGCGCGGCTACACGATCGCGCGGGGCGAGGCCGAGGTCGGCCGCCTCTGGACCATGCGCAAGAAGGCCGTCGGCCTCCTCGGCAACCGCAAGGGCGAGGCGCGCCCGATCGCCTTCGTGGAGGACACCGCGGTCCCGCCGGAGCATCTCGCCGACTTCATCGCCGAATTCCGCGGCGCCCTCGACCGGCGCGGCCTCGACTACGGCATGTTCGGCCACGTCGATGCCGGCGTGCTGCACGTGCGCCCGGCCATCGACATGAAGGCGCCCGGCGCCGAGACCCTGGTGCGCGCGGTCACCGAGGACGTCGTCGCGCTGACGCAGAAATACGGCGGGCTCCTGTGGGGCGAGCACGGCAAGGGCGTGCGCTCCGAGTTCTCGCCAAAGGTGTTCGGCCCGCTCTACCCGGTGCTCCAAGCGGTGAAGGCCGCCTTCGACCCGAGGAACCAGTTCAACCCGGGCAAGATCGCGGCCCCCGCGGCCGGCGCGCTCCTCACCATCGACGGCGTGCCGACCAAGGGCGGCCACGACCGGGCGATTCCCCCCGCGTCGCGGGCCGCCTACGACGAGGCGCTGCATTGCAACGGCAACGGCGCCTGCTTCTCGTACGATCCGGACGAGGCGATGTGCCCGTCCTGGAAGGGGACGCGGGAGCGCCGGCACTCGCCCAAGGGCCGCGCCCAGCTGATGCGCGAGTGGCTGCGCCGCCTTGCCGAGCAGGGCTTCGACCCGCCGGCGGAGGCCCGGGCCTCGCGCGTGCAGGCTGGCTGGCGCAGCTTCACGGCCCGCCTCGTCGCGACCTTGAGCCGGCGGGACGACGATTTCTCACACGAGGTGCACGAGGCGATGGCCGGATGCCTCGCCTGCAAGTCGTGCACGGGCTTGTGCCCGATCAAGGTCGACGTCCCGACCTTCCGGGCGAAGTTCCTCGAACTCTATCACGGCCGCTACCTGCGGCCCCTACGCCATCACGCGGTCGCGGCCCTGGAGCCGCTGGCCCCCTGGCTCGCCCGGGCGCCGCGTCTCGTCAATGCCGCGACGCGGCTCGGGGCGGGGAGGGCGGTCGGGCTCGTCCACGCCCCAACCCTGTCGGGCATCGATCTCAAGACGGAGATGGCGCGCCGCGGCGTCGCCCTGGCCGATCCGGGCGCGCTGGCGCAACTCACCCCCGCGGAGCGGCTGGCGAGCGTCGTCGTGGTGCAGGACGCCTTCACCAGCCACTACGACACGCCGGTCCTGCTGGCCCTGCTCGATCTCCTGATCGGACTCGGCATCCGACCCTGGCTCGCGCCCTACCGCCCGAACGGCAAGCCGCTGCACGTCCACGGCTTCCTCGGGCGGTTCGAGCGGCTGGCGGCCGCGAACGCCGCCGATCTCGACGCGATCGCCGCGACCGGCATCGCGCTGATCGGCCTCGACCCGTCGATGACCCTGACCTACCGCTCGGAGTACCGGCAGGCCCTGCCGGGGCGCGACCTGCCGCAGGTCCGCCTCGTCCAGGAATGGCTCGCCGCGCGCCTCGACGGCGGCACGCCCGAGCCAGCCGGCGAACCCTACTGGCTCCTGCCGCACTGCACCGAGCGGGCGACGGCGCAAGCCGCCGTGGCGGAATGGGCGAGCGTCTTCCGGGCGCTGGGCCTACGCCTCGGCATTCTGCCCTCCGGCTGCTGCGGCATGGCCGGCACCTACGGCCACGAGGCCGAGAACCGGGCGACCTCCGAGCGCATCTACGGCCTCAGCTG